The Bacteroidales bacterium genome contains the following window.
CAGGAAGTTTAGCTTTAGATGTTGAAATAATATTAGAAAAGGGTATTAATGCAGACTTTTGGTTTACCACTTTCGGACAAAATACGGCGGATATCAATTATATCAATCAAGAAAAATATAGCATTTTGAAATCGGTAAAAGAAAATAATATCTACTCAAATACCAACAGAACAAGAGTTATGGGAGGCAATGACTTCTGGGAAACCGGTAATCTACGACCTGATTTTATTTTAAAAGATATTGTAAATATTCTTTATCAGAAGGAAAACTCAAGCGATAGTCTCATTTTCTACAAAAAACTAAAGCTGAACTAATTATCCAATAATCTTAAACTGGAAAGTTTTTTCCATCTGCTTACGCGAAAGATAAAGAATAGTATAATACGGTATTAATAGCAAAAGCGATAACAATCCCGCAATACCCTCATTATCCAACAGTTGAGTAAAGACAATAAGACCTATTAACAAAACCAAAAACGGGAAAACATAACCAAACATTACCGCCCAAGTCCCCAAGGATTGATCCATCATCACTACAACTTTATCGCCAACATTATAATTATCGTTTAAAGCACGTTTAACATCCACATTCTTCTCTTCTACATCCGAAGCCGAGCAGGCTCCTTTTACCGAACAAGAAGCACAACTTGCTTTAGAAATAATCATTACAGTAATCACATCCTTGGTCATATGACTAATAAGGCCATCGTGTGTAATATTATCTTGAGGTAAATCACTCATTTTAATCCTAATTTTTAAAGCGCAAAAATACACATTTTTAGTTTCCAAGCTCAAAATCAGGGAGTAAAATCAAACTAAATACAAACAGAAAAAATCAATTATAAATTTTACTGTATTGTCTTTGACAAATCGAAAACATTTGTACTTTTGCACGGGGTAAGTCTTGTACGACCAGCTCCCTCAGAACTCCCCCAGGACGGGAACGTAGCAAGGGTATGAGGTTGTAGCGGTGCGATACAAGTAGCTTACCCTTTTTTTGTGCCCAAGAGTTTCTTGTCTGAGACTATATGAACACGCTTTTTGAAAATTTAACAATTCGACTTCAAAGAATATCATAGCTTCCTTATATTTGCTAAAAATTAAGAATATGCTTTTTGAAGCTAAAAATATAGTTAAACGATACGCAGCACATACAGCTCTTGATGGAGTTAGCATTACTGTTCCCGAACAATCGATATTTGGATTACTTGGCCCCAACGGTGCAGGAAAAACCACTCTGATAAGGATTATTAATCAAATAATCGGGCCTGACGAAGGCGAGCTTTATTTTGAAGGAAACAAACTCCACGCTAATGATATTTATCGTATTGGCTATCTACCTGAAGAAAGAGGTTTATACAAAAAGATGAAAGTTGGGGAACAAGCCATTTATTTAGCACAGCTCAAAGGATTAAGCCGCTCGGCTGCTATTCACGAATTAAAAATTTGGTTTGAAAAATTTGAAATAAGCGACTGGTGGAACAAAAAAGTAGAAGAGCTTTCTAAAGGAATGCAGCAAAAAATTCAATTTATTGTTACCATTATTCACAAACCAAAACTTCTTATTTTTGACGAACCTTTTAGCGGTTTCGATCCTATCAATGTACATCTTCTTAAACAAGAGATTTTAAATCTAAAAGAACAAGGAGCAAGCATTATCTTTTCCACTCATAATATGGCTTCGGTCGAAGAAATTTGTGACCATATCTGTTTAATAGATCAATCAAAAACTATTCTTGAAGGAGAAGTAAATAGCATTAAAAATAAATTTAAAGCCAACATTTACGAAGTAGAATGGTTAGGAAATATGGAGCAGATGAAAAATAATCTCCCCTCCTTTTTAAGCATCTTAGATAATAGTAATTCCAATGGCTCAAATAAAACAAAATTTAAAATTGATAAGGGAAACAAACCCAACGATTTGATAAAGTTTTTAATGACCAACTTTGAAGTCTTAGGATTAAAAGAGATTCTTCCGAGTATGGACGAGATTTTTATTCAAAATGTAAATGCTTCCATAAAGTAAAATAAAATGAGCAAAATTAGCCTAATAATACAACGCGAATACCTGACTAGAGTTAAAAAACGCTCTTTTATAGTGCTCACATTCCTCGGTCCGCTTTTAATGGCTTCCATATGGATAATACCAATTTATCTTTCCAATTTATCTAAAGAAACAAAAGTAATCAGTGTATTAGATGAAACCGGGGTTTTCTTTGATAAATTCACCGGTGATGAAAATATGCAATTTATTCAAGCTGTCCCCCAACTAAAAGCAGCCAAAGAAAACCTAAATAAAATGGGCAACTATGCCTTACTATTCATCCCTAAACCCGATTTACATATCCCTAATACAGCAATAATATACAGCGAAAAACAGGCTAGTTTAGATGTGAAAAATTACATCAAGGGAGTAATGAAAAAAGAAATAGAAGCTCAAAAGTTAGCTGCTCGAGGAATAAATCCTGAAACTCTTCTGTCTATAAAAACCAATGTATTTATAAGTTCTATAAAAGTTGATGGAAGCGGAAAAGAAGAAAAAACTTCTACCGAAATAAGTATGGCATTAGGAATGTTCTCAGCTATACTAATATACTTTTTTATCTTTTTATTCGGAGCTCAAGTAATGCGTGGTGTTATAGAAGAAAAAACCAGCCGCATTATTGAAGTAATAATATCCAGCGTAAAACCATTTCAACTAATGATGGGGAAAATACTTGGTATAGCTTTAGTTGGATTTACTCAATTTATGCTATGGGTAATACTCACCTCTACTCTTGTTTTCGGCTTTCAATATGCCTATCAGGATGAGTTAAAAACCTTTCAAAACACTCAACTAATAGAAACAAGTCAAGGGATGTTCCCTGATTCACCGACAGAAACAAAAATAACCGAAACACAAACTTCCAATGAGAATATAGGCTTTCTTATAGATGCCCTTACATCTATTGATTACACCATTATTTTAGGCTCTTTCCTTTTTTATTTTCTGGGAGGATACCTATTATATGCTGCTCTTTTTGCTGCTGTCGGATCTGCTGTCGATAGTGAAGCCGACACTCATCAGTTTATGATGCCCATTACTATTCCACTGATATTAAGTATTGTAATGGCTCAATTAATAATAAATGACCCAAATGGACCAATAGCTTTTTGGATGTCTATGTTTCCACTTACATCACCTATAATTATGATGCTTAGAATTCCTTTCGGGGTTCCTTATTGGGAAATATTTACTTCTGCTACCTTACTAATTATCGGCTTTGTTTTTACCACTTGGATAGCGGCTAAAATATACCGTACCGGCATCTTAATGTACGGTAAAAAGATTGGCTACAAAGAGCTTTGGAAATGGCTATTTTACAAAGCATAATCCAAAATCCGCTTAAAGTCAAACTAAAAATATAAAAAATATTTTTTTTGATTTCTCTGACATTCAGAATTTTATCAATATGTCTCTTTTATAAATTCTATTCATTTTTAAACAAATTATTACTTATCTATACTAACCAAATCTTTTGACAATTTGTTATAATAGATTAAAATTTTATCCTACTTTTGCAAACTGTAAATTTTATAAAAAAACAAATAATAGAAACACATGCAGAACAAGGGTGCTATACGATTTTTTGCCATTGCCTTTGCACTTGTTTGCCTTTTTCAACTTAGCTATACTTACTTTGCTAAAAGTGTTGAAAAAGATGCATACGAATACGCAAACTCAGCTCAAGTTACAGAGCTTTCAAAAGTAATTGCAAAAGGAAATAATCTGAAAGAAGGTTACATTTATGATTCTATTTCAAAACAAAGAGAAAAATTTTATTTAGACTCTATTCAAAACGAAGTAGTTTATAACATAGGAATTAGAAAATATACGTTTAAAGAAGTTAAAGAAAGAGAAATCAATCTTGGCCTTGACCTTAAAGGAGGCATGAACGTTACGCTTGAGATTTCAGTTCCCGATATCATCAAAGCACTTTCCGGTAATAGCAAAAATGCTACTTTTAACAAAGCGGTTCAAATAGCTATAGAAAAACAAAAAAGTACTGATGTTGCTTTTATTGATTTATTCGAAGAATCTATTAACGAAGTTGATCCTAACTTCAGTCTCGCTAGCGTTTTCAGCACAATAGATTTAAAGGATAAAGTAAGTTACAACTCAACAAACGCAGAGATTATTAAAGTTCTGAAAGGCGAAATTGACGGTGCTATCGACCGTACTTTCAACATTTTAAATACTCGTATTAACCGCTTTGGTGTTGCTCAACCTAACATTCAGCAACTAGCGACTAAAGGCCGTATTTTGGTTGAACTTCCGGGGATTAAAGATCCTGAACGTGTTCGTAAACTTCTACAAGGAACTGCTAAATTAGAGTTTTGGGAAACTTTTACTTTCCCTGAAGTAATCAACTATTTCTCTGAAGCTAATACAAAACTCGCTGAGCTTAACAAACTAAAAGAAATTAATACTTCCGAAACAGGAGAAATAAAAGAAACGGAAACTACAACAAAAACTACTGTAGATACTACGGCTTCCAATTTACTTGAACAAGTACAGAAAAACCCTGAAACAGATCAAGCTGCTGCTTATGATAATTACTTAAAAGCAAACCCCCTTTGGGCTGTACTACAACCTTCATTGGTTAAAGATGCTTCCGGACAATCATATCCTGCAAAAACTGCCAGAGTTGGATTTGCGTCCATTAAAGATACTGCTCGCATAAACGCATTATTAAAACAAGTTAAAACTGTTTTTCCAAGTAATTTACGCCTATTTTGGACAATCAACCCAATTGAAAAAGGATCAGACGTTCACGAATTAGTTGCTATCAAAGTAAGCTCACGCGATGGACAACCTGCTTTAGGCGGCGATGTTATTGTTGATGCTTCTCAAGACTATAGCCCAACAGGACAAGTTGAAGTTTCAATGGCAATGAACAGCGAAGGTGCTCAAGCATGGAAAAGATTAACAGGCGACAATGTTGGTCGTCAGATTGCTATTGTTTTAGATGATTATGTTTATTCTTACCCTAATGTTAATAGCGAAATTGCCGGAGGGCGTTCTTCTATTACCGGTGGCGGAATGACAGTTGAAGAAGCTTTAGATATTGCCAATATTCTTAAAGCTGGTAAATTACCTGCCCCTGCACGTATTGTTCAGGAAGAAGTAGTTGGACCAAGTCTTGGAAAAGAAGCTATAAGTGCCGGTTTATGGTCATTTGTTATCGCTTTTTTCTTAGTTCTTGCATATATGTTGCTATACTACAACCGTGCCGGTTGGGTAGCCGATCTTGCTTTATTAACCAATATCTTATTCATTTTTGGTGTTTTAGCATCTTTAGGAGCTGTCCTAACACTTTCAGGAATAGCAGGTATTGTATTAACATTGGGTATGGCTGTTGATGCGAACGTAATTATTTTTGAGCGTATTAAAGAAGAGGTCAGATTAGGAAAAGGTATTCGCTTAGCCATTACCGATGGTTACAAAAATGCTTATTCGGCTATTATTGATGGTAACGTTACTACTTTATTAACAGCTACAGTTCTGTATATATTCGGTAGCGGTCCTATCCAAGGTTTTGCAACAACTCTAATCATTGGTATATTTGCCTCCCTATTCTCTTCTATTTTAATTACACGACTTATCTTCTCCAAATTATTAGATGAAAATAAAGCCGTTAAATTTAGCAATAAGAAAACTGAGAATTTCTTAGCAAATGCTAATTTTGACTTTATTGGTAAACGAAAAATTGCATATGCTATTTCAGCTGTTATCTTCCTTTTGGGAGTTGGGTCTTTAGCAACCAGAGGCTTAAGCTTTGGCGTTGATTTTTCCGGTGGACGTTCTTACATTATTCGTTTCGACGAAAGTGTAAACACTACCGATATTAGAGAAGCATTAACCGGAGCATTTAATTCAGCACCAGAAGTGAAAACTTTCGGACCTGACCGTCAGGTAAAAGTTACCACTAAATTTATGATTGATGATAATAGTGATAATGTAGACGAAATTATTCAGAATAAATTATACAAAGCTTTAAAACCATTTTATAATGAAGAGCTAAGCTATGCACAGTTTTCCGGAGATACGAGTAATACCGAACAATTGCTTGGTATCTTAAGTTTACAAAAAGTTGGACCAACTATTGTCGATGAAATTATCCGAGGTGCTTTCCTCGCCATTATTTTCTCATTGATAATTATCTTAGGATACATTACCGTTAGATTTAAAAAATGGCAATACGGTGTTGGTGGTGTTGTAGCTCTATTCCACGATTCAATTATTACTTTGGGTTTATTCTCCATTCTATATGGCTTTTTACCCTTTAGTATGGAAATTGACCAAGCCTTTATTGCTGCTATCCTTACAATTATCGGATACTCTATAAACGATACAGTAATTATCTTTGACCGTATTCGTGAAAATACGGGTTTACATAAGAAAACAAGCTTAAAAGATAATATGAATAATGCTCTGAATAGCACATTACCTCGAACATTAAATACCTCAGGAACAACTCTTGTTGTGTTATTCACTGTATTTATTTTTGGTGGTGAAATTATCAGAGGCTTTACTTTTGCTTTATTAGTCGGAGTTTTTGTTGGAACGTATTCATCACTGTTTACTGCTAGTCCAATTGCCTACGACTTACTTGGTGGCGGTAAAAAAGATATCGAGCCTCCTGTTAAAATAAAGAAAAAAAAATAGCTTAATCAATAACTATAAATGGAAGTCCCGTCACTAATGTCGGGACTTTTTTTATTTTTGCATAAAACAAAAGAATAATGATGCCTTCTGTACTTCTTTTCTTTAATATTAGCGGTGGTGAAATAGCCATAATTGCACTTCTTATCTTTATTGTTCTTGGACCGGAGAAAATGCCTGATATAGCTAGGAAATTTGGCAAAACAATGCGTTACATTCGCAAAGCAACAGACGATATCAAACGCGAGATTAATATAGATGAGGATATTATGCAAAAGTCATCTCCCCACACAAAAAAAACTACCGCAAGCTCTAATGCTAAAAGTGCATCTCCTGTTAAAGACACGACTTCTGCTCCCAATACCAAAACAA
Protein-coding sequences here:
- a CDS encoding ATP-binding cassette domain-containing protein, giving the protein MLFEAKNIVKRYAAHTALDGVSITVPEQSIFGLLGPNGAGKTTLIRIINQIIGPDEGELYFEGNKLHANDIYRIGYLPEERGLYKKMKVGEQAIYLAQLKGLSRSAAIHELKIWFEKFEISDWWNKKVEELSKGMQQKIQFIVTIIHKPKLLIFDEPFSGFDPINVHLLKQEILNLKEQGASIIFSTHNMASVEEICDHICLIDQSKTILEGEVNSIKNKFKANIYEVEWLGNMEQMKNNLPSFLSILDNSNSNGSNKTKFKIDKGNKPNDLIKFLMTNFEVLGLKEILPSMDEIFIQNVNASIK
- a CDS encoding SoxR reducing system RseC family protein, giving the protein MSDLPQDNITHDGLISHMTKDVITVMIISKASCASCSVKGACSASDVEEKNVDVKRALNDNYNVGDKVVVMMDQSLGTWAVMFGYVFPFLVLLIGLIVFTQLLDNEGIAGLLSLLLLIPYYTILYLSRKQMEKTFQFKIIG
- a CDS encoding twin-arginine translocase TatA/TatE family subunit, encoding MMPSVLLFFNISGGEIAIIALLIFIVLGPEKMPDIARKFGKTMRYIRKATDDIKREINIDEDIMQKSSPHTKKTTASSNAKSASPVKDTTSAPNTKTTDNK
- the secDF gene encoding protein translocase subunit SecDF, which translates into the protein MQNKGAIRFFAIAFALVCLFQLSYTYFAKSVEKDAYEYANSAQVTELSKVIAKGNNLKEGYIYDSISKQREKFYLDSIQNEVVYNIGIRKYTFKEVKEREINLGLDLKGGMNVTLEISVPDIIKALSGNSKNATFNKAVQIAIEKQKSTDVAFIDLFEESINEVDPNFSLASVFSTIDLKDKVSYNSTNAEIIKVLKGEIDGAIDRTFNILNTRINRFGVAQPNIQQLATKGRILVELPGIKDPERVRKLLQGTAKLEFWETFTFPEVINYFSEANTKLAELNKLKEINTSETGEIKETETTTKTTVDTTASNLLEQVQKNPETDQAAAYDNYLKANPLWAVLQPSLVKDASGQSYPAKTARVGFASIKDTARINALLKQVKTVFPSNLRLFWTINPIEKGSDVHELVAIKVSSRDGQPALGGDVIVDASQDYSPTGQVEVSMAMNSEGAQAWKRLTGDNVGRQIAIVLDDYVYSYPNVNSEIAGGRSSITGGGMTVEEALDIANILKAGKLPAPARIVQEEVVGPSLGKEAISAGLWSFVIAFFLVLAYMLLYYNRAGWVADLALLTNILFIFGVLASLGAVLTLSGIAGIVLTLGMAVDANVIIFERIKEEVRLGKGIRLAITDGYKNAYSAIIDGNVTTLLTATVLYIFGSGPIQGFATTLIIGIFASLFSSILITRLIFSKLLDENKAVKFSNKKTENFLANANFDFIGKRKIAYAISAVIFLLGVGSLATRGLSFGVDFSGGRSYIIRFDESVNTTDIREALTGAFNSAPEVKTFGPDRQVKVTTKFMIDDNSDNVDEIIQNKLYKALKPFYNEELSYAQFSGDTSNTEQLLGILSLQKVGPTIVDEIIRGAFLAIIFSLIIILGYITVRFKKWQYGVGGVVALFHDSIITLGLFSILYGFLPFSMEIDQAFIAAILTIIGYSINDTVIIFDRIRENTGLHKKTSLKDNMNNALNSTLPRTLNTSGTTLVVLFTVFIFGGEIIRGFTFALLVGVFVGTYSSLFTASPIAYDLLGGGKKDIEPPVKIKKKK
- a CDS encoding ABC transporter permease, with the translated sequence MSKISLIIQREYLTRVKKRSFIVLTFLGPLLMASIWIIPIYLSNLSKETKVISVLDETGVFFDKFTGDENMQFIQAVPQLKAAKENLNKMGNYALLFIPKPDLHIPNTAIIYSEKQASLDVKNYIKGVMKKEIEAQKLAARGINPETLLSIKTNVFISSIKVDGSGKEEKTSTEISMALGMFSAILIYFFIFLFGAQVMRGVIEEKTSRIIEVIISSVKPFQLMMGKILGIALVGFTQFMLWVILTSTLVFGFQYAYQDELKTFQNTQLIETSQGMFPDSPTETKITETQTSNENIGFLIDALTSIDYTIILGSFLFYFLGGYLLYAALFAAVGSAVDSEADTHQFMMPITIPLILSIVMAQLIINDPNGPIAFWMSMFPLTSPIIMMLRIPFGVPYWEIFTSATLLIIGFVFTTWIAAKIYRTGILMYGKKIGYKELWKWLFYKA